DNA sequence from the Parasphingorhabdus cellanae genome:
CCAAAACCTCGCGGTAGATATCCGCCTTTTCGTCAATCGCCAGCCGCTGCGCTGGCTCCAGCTTGATCGGGACAGCGAGCGGCTCGCCCGTCGCGTCATCGAATAAGGGCGATTTTTTAAGCTCTGGGTTGAACCGCGCTTTGATGGTGCGGACCAGCAAATTCCATAACATGCCCGGCATGCTTGCGGTTCTGACCTGACCCAAGTCGCCGACGCCGGATGCGATCGCGACATGCTCGACCTCCCGCCCCAGCACCGCATCGGTTTTGCCAGCGTCAAAGGCTGAGAGGATCAGCGACAGAAAGGCAAAGCGGGTGCTGCTGAGTGTATTGGCAATCGGGGTCTGGCAATCGTTGCAATACCAGCGCAGCAGCGGACCGCCGGTGACGGTTACGCAAGCAAGCTTGTCTTGTCCCTGGCTCAGGGTGAATTTCGCGGAGTCCATCTGATAAACATGCGTCCCGGCATGGTCGTCGAGCATCCGCTTTTCCTTGCCGAGATAATGGGCAAAGGCCTGGCAGTCGTTGCAATGGCACACCAGACGGCGGCCGGTTGGCGGGGTTGATTCGGTAACGGCGCCTTTAATCGCGCCGCATTGGCATTGGAAATCAAGGGTTTGAGAGGGGTTGGCGGTGGGGGTCATACGCAGTCCTTATACACATTTTGCAACCCCACGGGGCGCAGGCTTTATCCCCAAAGCCGGGCTCGGTGCAAGCTTATCCTCCCCACCGTGGTGAAGGGAAACGGCGGACGCCGGGAACGTCACCCCATCTGTGGCTCTGCGCTGGGTGGATCGCGGCAGGTGACTCGTTCCACCCTGCGCAGGGGCACAGCGGACTTACAATGCCTTCAAACCGGCACTTTCGACGACATTATGCGTGATATAATCCGCTGCCATCCCGGCCAGTTCGCGGCCGAGATGCCAGTCGAGAATCTGCATATCGGGGATGATCGGCGGGTTGACGAGAATGTCGTGCTCGCCCAGCATTTCCTTCGACGCCATGCGGCTGGCGACGACCATAGATCGCGACATGATCTCGACGATGGAGGGGAACTCCGCCTCGCGCTTGCGGCGCAGCAGCACGTCCTTCATCAGGGTCCAGCGCCCCCGAATATCGTCATATTCGACATTGGTGCGCCAGACTTCATCGGGATCGCCCAGCGACACGACGATATTCGGTCCGGTTTTCAGGCCGTGCATGACTTTCACCGGGACATTATCGAGCACCCCGCCATCGACCAGGATGTTGCCCTCGCCGTCAATGAAGGGCGGTAAAATCGTCGGCAGGGAGCCTGACGCGCGGACACATTCCCACAGCGGCCCGCGCCGGTGGACGTGCAGGCCGTTGGTCGATAAATTGGTAGAAACTCCAAAGAAAGCAATGGGTTGGTCGGCTATGTCCTTGGTCCCGTAACGGCTGCGCAGCTCCGCATCGAACACCGTCGGGTCGAGCAGCGAGTAGAGCGGCAGGGTCAGCCGGCGCATCGCCTTGGCTTTGATGAACATGGCCTCCATCTGGTCCAGCGTCTCGTCCACCGTCATGCCGCGCGCAATCGCCCCGCCCATCGCCGCGCCTGCGCTCGCCCCGCCAATGAAGTCAATCGGGACGTTCGCCTCTCTCAGCGCCTGCACGACGCCGAGATGCGCGCAGCCCAGCGCGCCGCCGCCGGCCAGCACCAAGCCGACTGCACCGCCGGTCAGGAAGCGCGCGACCTTAGCAAAGTCGGCATCGCTGTCGAGCGCGACATGATGGTGCAGCTTGGGATCGCGCGGGTCGATCCACACCGCGCTTTTGGTGATCGTCTTCTCGGCCTTCTCGCGGACCAGAAGCAACGTGCGCTGCGGCGGAGCGATCCAGCGCATTGCGGTCTGTTCCATCGCATTGGGTTCCGGTTCGGCGCGGCCGGGACGCCCCATCATAACCAGCGCATCGGCGTTGCGACAGACCTGGCTGCCCCACTCTTCTGACCCGCTGCCATCAATCAGGACATAGGCGCCCTTGGCCTCCTGCTCCGCCAGCCAGGCCTGATAGGCGGCGCTGTCTGAGGCTTCATTGGTGCCTTGGTCCACCGCGATCACCGGCGTGTCGGCTTTCACCACCGCTTCAAACGCCTCGGTCAACCGCGCCAGAAAGCCATCAGGCAACTGACTGGTTCCGGCGGGGATCAGCGCGATAACCCGCGGCGTGCTGCTGGATACGGAACCGGCACGGCTAGTGGCAACCACCAACCGTTCGGACACCAGTTTGAGCATCGCCTGCGTGAGTTCAGGGTGCGTCTGCGCAATATCGTCAAAGGCGCTGCGCGAGACCTTGAGAACCACAGAGTCGCGGGTCGCAATGACATCGGCGGTCCGCTTTCCGCCGGCAAAAAAGGCGAGCTCGCCTACCGCTTCGCCGGCTTCGATATGGGCGACAATATGGACCTTGTTGACCACCACGCGGAACCGGCCGGATTCAACGAAGTACAGAGCATCGGCATCATCGCCCTGGGCAACCAGGATCTCGCCGCCGGATATAGCTTTCAGTGTCGATACCGATTCCAGCGCATCAATCGCGGCCGCAGATACGCCGTCAAACAGCGCATGCCGGGCCAGATTTGGGCCAGAAACCGGTACTAAGCTCATTCGATCCCCTCAACAGGTGCGACCCCGTTGCTTCGGTTATCGGCGGTTATGCCCCGATAATCAATGGCTTTTCGTGTCGGTCCTGCATCCTAGCCAAAGGCGCAGATCAAACCGCGATTGGGCGCAACCTTGTTGGCCAGCATCTCCAGATAAGCGCTTTGCAAAGCATCTTGTCCAGCCATATGTTCGACCGATAAATGGCCCTGCACGCTAGCGACAAAGGCCGTAAATTGCTCGTCCACCATCGCGCGAAATGTCGCAGGGCCGACTTCTTTCATCAGCGATTCCGCTACAGTCGGCGCAAAGAACAGGACCGGCTTTGGTCCTTTCAGATCGCCGGTTCCATCACGCTCCTCAAAATGGGTGGCCCCGACCATGGAACTGAATTTCAGATTGTCCTGCCAGTGATCATGGATCGCCGCGAGCAGCTTGCTGTTACCGGCAAAATCGACTGAGACGGTGGGTTGATCCTTCACCGCCTTGCCAAGATCATCATAGGTCAGCACTTGATCGTAAAGTCCCGTCTTGTCGACAAAATCACGGTTGGGCGGCGACGTCAGGCCGATACGCTTGATATCGGGGCTCAGATTTTTGGCCACCAATGCCAGACCCAAAGCCGTTTTCGATGAGGCACTGGTAAGCAATACAGCCTCTGCGCCATGCCATTCGGCCTTGCGCATCATGTCCTCGATCAGAAAGCTGGTCGTGAATAGCGGTTGATAGAGTGCACGCTCAGCTTCCATCTGTCCGGCATCCATACCCAGCCGATTATATTGATTGTAGATAATCGCAAGGCCCTGGCGATGTTCCGCGCTATCGACAAAACCGGCATTAGTAACGTTAGCGGGCGACACCACCAAATGGCTGGCCATTGGTAGATAACCATAGATCCGTTCGCCAACCGCAATATCAGCGTGGTGGGATGCCACCACCTTGGCGAAACCCCAGACTGGCACGATACCCCAATCCGCGTCGCCCGTTGGGAAGAAATTCCAATAGCCAAAGCCGTCACCCACCGCGGCATAAGTGATGTTATTGGCGGTCAGTGCATATTTCTCGATCTCCAGCAAAATCTGTCCATCGGCCAGTTCCGGGACCGGGTTATCGTGCCATTCGGCTTGGGGGAGATCGGATTTCTTTACCCAAAGACTGCTGATCTGGTCACTCATATGCGCTGCTCCATCTGAAAAGAATCACGTTATTGGTTTTGATTTTCTAACTTTATCATAGGCTTTCACAAGCGATTGGCAAAAGCATTTGCCAAAAACGGCGGGACTGCTAATCCTGTTGCGATTGTAATTAAATTACAGAGCAAATTTCAGCATCAAAGCATGCGAAACGGGGAGAATTTGAGTGAGTACAGCGCCAGTTTCGGGGTTTGAAGCCGCGATTAAGCCCGTCACCAACGTATCAGACTTTATCTGGGGCGGCAGCTGGAACGGGGAACCGGTTCTCGCCATTGCTGGCCAGCCAATCCCGCCGATGGTGATCATCCTTTTGGGCGCTGGTATCTATTTCATGATCGGCTTGCGCGGCTATCCGCTGCGCCGTCTGTTTCCTGCGCTTGCCGGTCTGTTCAAGAAATCCGATGGCAAGGGCGCAGGCGAGATTTCACCCTTTGCCGCGCTTTCAACGGCCTTGTCAGGGCAAGTCGGGACCGGTAATCTCGCCGGGGTTGCAACCGCAATCACATTGGGCGGACCCGGCGCCATATTCTGGATGTGGGTCACGGCCCTGTTCGGTATGGCGCTGGCTTTTGCCGAAGGATCGCTCGCTGTGCGGTTCCGCGAAAAGACCGCCGATGGCGTCTATCGCGGCGGGCCGATGACCTATATCAGCATTGGCCTAGGACCCAAATGGACCTGGCTGGCAGTGCTCTTCTGTCTCGGCGCGCTGTTTTCCGCGCTGGTCACAGGCAATGGTATTCAGGCCAACAGCCTGGGCGATAGCGCCAATGAACTGTTCGGCGTGGAGGAATGGATTGGCGGCGCGGTTGCTGCCGTAGCGGTTTTTGCGGTCATTATCGGCGGTATCAAGTCCATCGGTAAAGTCGCTGAAACCATCGTTCCATGGATGGCTGCCGCTTATCTCGTGATGGCTTTCGTCGCGCTGATGATCAACCTGCCCTATCTGCCGGAAACCTTTTCTCGCATTTTTGCCGGTGCCTTTGGTTATGACGCAGCCGCTGGCGGGTTTCTCGGCGCCATGATCATGATTGCCATTCGGGCCGGTGTTGCGCGCGGGCTGTTTTCGAACGAAGCTGGTCAGGGCTCGACCCCGATCGCCCACGCTGTGGCACAGACCAATGACCCGGCGGCACAGGGCCGCTTTGCGATGATGGGCACGTTTATCGATACTATCGTGATCTGCACGATGACCGCGCTGGTCATGCTGACGGTGGCCGGTGACTTTACCGTGACTGATGCCAATGGCGTCAAAACAGCGGTCGAACATGCCTGGCAATCCGATCTTAACGGCTTTGCCATGACATCAGGCGCTTATGCTGCCGCCTTCCCGTTTGAACTGTTCAGCATTCCCATCGGCACACTGATCGTCTCGGTCGCGCTAATCCTGTTCGTGTTCACAACGTTGCTGACGTGGAGCTATTACGGCGAGCGCGCGATCACCTATCTTTATGATCTGCTGCCCGGCGCGTCGCTAAGCGGAGAGAAGAAGCTGCATTTCATGTGGCGGGTCGTGTGGTGCGTGGTCATTTTCTTCGGCTCCTTCGCGCCGCTGGAGCTGGTCTGGCGGCTCGGCGATATTTCCAATGCGGTGATGACCTTGCCGAACATTGTCGCGCTGCTGGCCCTATCCGGCGTAGTCTTTGCGCTGGCGAAAGGCAATCGCACCGCAGGCACTGATCATGGGCGTGAAACGCCGGTTGAGCTACAAGAAGAAATCTCGGGAGCGCCGGGGCATTAGTTTGATTCTTTATTTAACCTCAAGCGCCGGGTGCGGGCATCCGCCCGCTTGGCTTTCCTCGCATAAGCTCGGGCGCGCGGTCGCGCTTGCCTCCGCTTCGCGTCGGATCGGCGCGACCTTGAGAGATATCACCAAACCGAGCGCAGCGAAGGCAAGGCCGACCGGCCGCCGCGCCTTATTGGCGCGTAGCCAAGGCGACGGATGTCGCCGCCCGGCGCTTGAGGTCCAATAAAAATGCTCAAACGTCTCTATGAATGGATGCTCAACAAAGCAGGCCACCCGCACGCCACGAAATGGCTCGCCGGATTCAGCTTTACCGAATCCAGCTTCTTCCCGATCCCGCCGGATGTCCTGCTCGCGCCGATGTGTCTCGCCAAGCCGGAAAAGTCTTTCTGGTATGCGTTTATTTGCACGGTCTCGTCGGTTCTCGGTGCGCTACTCGGCTATGCCATCGGTTTCTTCCTGTTTGAAACCATCGGCATTGCGATCCTCGACTTCTACGGCATGGCAGACAAATTCGATACATTTGCGCAGAGTTTCAATGAGCAGGGCTGGGTCGTGGTCATCCTCGCCGGGTTCACGCCGCTGCCGTTTAAAGTGATCACCATAGCGGCTGGCAGCACTGCGATGCCGCTCTATATCCTGATTATTGCGGCGATTATTGCGCGTTCGGCGCGCTTTTTTCTCGTCGCAACCTTGCTGCGCTTTTTCGGCCCACCGATGAAGGAATGGATCGACAAGAATTTCGCATTGGCCACTACGGTTGGCGGAATATTGTTCGTTGGCGGTTTTGCGGCGGTGAAGTTGCTGGTTTGAGCAAGGGTTTTTTGTTTTTTTTAACCTCAAGCGCCGGGCGCGGGGATTCTCTTTTTAACCTCAGGCGCCGGGTGCGGGCATCCGTCGCCTTGGCTACGCGCCAATAAGGCGCGGCGGCCGGTCGGCCTTGCCTTCGCTGCGCTCGGTTTGGTGATATCTCTCAAGGTCGCGCCGATCCGACGCGAAGCGGAGGCAAGCGCGACCGCGCGCCCGAGCTTATGCGAGGAAAGCCAAGCGGGCGGATGCCCGCACCCGGCGCCTGAGGTTAAATAAAGAATCCTTCTTCCGCCCATATAAAATATTTCTAGCGATATTTCGGACACTTGCTTAAACGCAAATGATGAGCACGAGACAAGTTTCAAATAGCAACGATCCTGTGATCGAGCATGTCAGCCAGCTGATCGAGCCAATGCAAGGCGGCGAGAAGCCGAAAGAGCAATGGCGCATCGGCACCGAGCATGAGAAATTCGTCTATTGCACCACCGACTATCATGCCCCGACTTATGACGAGCCCGGCGGGATCAGGGACCTGCTGCTGGCGCTGCAGGAATTTGGCTGGAAGCCGGTTGAGGAAAACGGGAAAGTTATTGCCATGGCGGGCGATGACGGCACGGTCAGTCTTGAACCGGCGGGGCAGTTGGAACTATCTGGTGCGCCGCTCGAAAATCTGCACGAAACCTGCAACGAAACCGGCCGCCATTTACAGCAAGTAAAAGCCATTGGTGAGAAGACCGGCAAGGGCTTTCTGGGCATGGGCATGTGGCCTGACAAGACCCGCGCCGAGTTACCGATCATGCCCAAGGGCCGTTACGGCATCATGCTGAACCATATGCCGACCGTCGGCAGTCTCGGCCTCGACATGATGCTGCGTACCTGCACGATCCAGGTTAATCTCGATTATGCCAGCGAAGCCGACATGGCGCAGAAATTCCGCGTCGGCTTGGCCCTGCAACCGCTCGCCACCGCGCTATTCGCCAACTCGCCATTCACGGAAAACCAGCCCAATGGCTTTGAAAGCTTCCGCAGCCATATCTGGTCGGACACCGATCCGCACCGCACCGGCATGCTGCCCTTCGTGTTTGAAGAGGGTTTTGGCTATGAACGCTATGCGGAATATATGCTCGACGTGCCGATGTATTTCGTCTTTCGCGACGGCAAATATATCAATGCGGCGGGTCTCAGTTTCCGCGATTTCCTGAAAGGTGAATTGTCGGTGCTGCCCGGTGAGAAACCAACAATGGCCGACTGGAATGACCATCTGTCCACCGCCTTCCCCGAAGTGCGCCTGAAAAGCTTCCTCGAAATGCGCGGGGCCGATGGCGGACCGTGGAGCCGGATTTGCGCCCTGCCCGCTTTCTGGGTCGGACTGCTTTATGATCAGACCGCGCTGGATGCGGCCTGGGATCGGGTCAAAGGCTGGAGCATGGAAGAGCGCGAGGCCCTGCGTAATGCCGTGCCGAAACAGGGACTCAGCGCGCCGTTGCCTAATGGCGGAAAGCTGCTCGATCTGGCGGGAGAAATTCTCGATATTGCTTCCGCTGGTCTGACCGCACGCGGTCGGCTCAACACCAGCGGCGACAATGAAAGCGGCTTTCTCGACCCGCTGCGAGAGGTCGTCGCCAAAGGCAAATCCCCCGCCGCCCAGCTGCTCGATCGCTATCATGGTGAATGGGATGGCGATGTCAGCCGCATCTATGACGAGATGAGTTTTTAGGGGCCCCCGCCGCAGGGGGGTGACGAAGGAGACCGGGTTGACGCGCCTGCGGAATATCAACCGCCATTTCAGGCGCTGTACTCCCGCGCAGGCGGGAGTCCATCTCCTCGTCGTCACGTCAGACACATGCATTTGGGGTAGCTGAGGAACAGCCATCGCGCGATCTTCTGCTGGCGCGTGGTTTTCGGTCGAACTGGAGATAGGCTCCCGCCTGCGCGGGAGCACTGATTGCTTGTTGCACCGCTTTTTCATCATCTTGCTCCCACCATGTCGTCATCCTGAACTTATTTCAGGATGACGAAAAAGGATTGAGAAGGCAGACCAACCCATCTCTCCACCCAAACCTCTCATTTTGTAACGCAATTGCAACACTCGCGCTGGATTCCGCACGTTTCCGCCCCTTAACACCGCCGTAAACTTGACCATGGGCCTTCAGAGGGTCAGGGGTTTGCGCACGGGGAACAGGGAACCTCTCCGAATCCATTATCAAATTCATTGCCGGAGAACATCGTCATGCGCCGCATATCTGTATCTGCAATTTCACGTTTCGCGCTAGCTGGAGCTTTACTCACGGGCGGCATATCCCAACCTGTGCTTGCGCAGGACGAGGCGGGTGCGGATGATGACCAGCTCGGTACGATTGTCGTAACCGCCCAGCGGCGCGAGGAAAATATTCAGGATGTACCGCTGTCCGTTTCAACATTGAGCAACGATGCCCTGAACGCCGTACAATCTGGCGGTAATGATATTCGCAGCCTGGCTGGCCGCGTTCCAAACCTCAATATCGAAAGCTCCTTCGGCCGGACCTTCCCGCGGTTTTTCATTCGCGGCCTTGGCAATACCGACTTTGACCTCAACGCGTCACAGCCGGTTAGCTTGGTTTACGATGACGTTGTGCTGGAAAACCCAATCCTCAAAGGCTTCCCGGTATTCGATCTGGACCGGATTGAAGTATTGCGCGGTCCGCAAGGCACATTATTCGGTCGCAATACACCAGCTGGTATCGTGAAATTCGACACAGTGAAACCAGGTGAGACGAGTGGCTATGCGAAGGTTAGTGTCGCGCGCCTCGGCACCTATCAGGTGGAGGGCGCAGCTGGCGTTACCGATGATAATGGTTTCTCGGTTCGTCTATCGGCGCTTTATCAGCACCGTGATGACTGGATCGACAATATCGACAATGGCCCTGGCGATGATCTGGGCGGATATGACGACGTCGCTGCCCGTCTGCAGCTACAATATGAAGATGGTCCACTGACCGCAAGGCTGGTCGGGCAGGTCCGTACAATGGATGGTTCTGCTATCGTCTTTCGTGCCAATAGCTTTGCCACTGGCAGCAACGATCTTGTCGGCCTCGGCGGACCGGGTACAGAATTTGAGCGCGATTTAACCCGGTCGGATGGTATAAACTTCCAGAAGCTGAACAATTACAACCTCGGGCTGACAGTCGAATATGATTTCGGGCCGGTTACGCTGACCTCGGTTACATCCTATTGGGAAGGCGATTTGCAAAGTCGCGGCGATATCGACGGCGGCTTTAGCAACGACTTTCCATTCACCCCGCCGGGCGGGCCAGGTTCCATACCTTTCTCTGCCCAGACTCAGGATGATGTCCCAAGCCTCAACCAATATACCCAGGAAATCCGCGTTGCCTCGAACAATGAAGAAGGTCTTGGTTATCAATTTGGCGGCTTTTATTTTAACGAACGTCTGGACATTACAACGCTCGATTTTAGCAACCCACAGGATTTCATTCCCGGAGCAATAGCGCGTCAAAGGCAGGTCAGCGAAGCCTTCGGTATTTTCGGATCTATCTTTTATGCGTTCGATAATGGCCTGAAACTGCAGGGCGGCCTGCGTTATAATGACGACCAGCGCGACTTTGTTGCTGGGAGAACGTTTGATACTCGCAATCCTTTTGTCAGCAACGGCGGACCTGTTCCGTTCCAGCGCACCAGCGTGGATGCAAACTTGCTAACTTGGGATTTAAGCGCGCTTTATGAAGTCAGCCCGGACATTAATGTTTTTGCCCGCGCAGCCCGCGGCTATCGCGCACCGGCAATCCAGGGACGGCTGGCCTTTGGTCGCACACTATCGACCGCCACGGATGAGCGCACCATGTCCTATGAAGCGGGCATAAAAACCACCTTCCTGGATGGCCGTGCCCGGTTCAACCTGACAGGCTATTATTACAATACCGAAGATCTGCAGCTGACAGCTGTTGGTGGCGGTTCAAACTTCACCACTCTCCTCAACGCTGATGATGTCGAAGGCTATGGCTTTGAAGCTGAGTTGGAAGCGCGCCCGGTGGAAAATCTGACTTTCACCGTTGGTGTTGGCTATAATGAAAATGAGATCAAGGACGATGATCTTGCGGTAGCTGGGTGCGGCGCGCCCTGCACCGTTCTGGACCCCGCCGTGGCGGGCAGTCCGGGTATTTTCTCTATAGATGGCAATACCTTACCGCAATCTCCCCGCTGGACGGTCAACTGGACTGCAGGCTATAATATCCCGCTTGGCAGCGGCGAGCTTTACGCCTTTACCGACTGGTATTACCGTTCGAAAATCAACTTCTTCTTGTACGAGTCCATTGAGTTCAGCGACGATAGTTTGCTCGAAGGTGGATTGCGGGTTGGTTATCGCACAGGAAACGGCAAAATCGATATTGCCGGGTTTGTGCGGAACATCACGGGTGATGAGTCCGCTGTGGGCGGCATTGACTTCAACAACCTGACCACATTTGTAAATCAGCCGCGTATTTATGGCTTGGAGATTGGTACGAAATTCTAGGCCTTGTGCCCCGGCGCAGGCCGGGGTCTATCTCCAGACATCGCGATTATATACAGCCGTTTTGGGGCGCTGTTGAACCCGAACCCTTCGCCTTCCAAACCATAACGCTTTTGATGACAGTTAGGAGATGGGCCCCCGCCTGCGCGGGGGCACCGGCCTGCCCTAAAACTCAAACGCCGATTGTCCCGCCTCACCGGCCGACGCTTCTTCCGCCGCCTCAACCACACCCTCAAGGTTCGCCAGCGTCAGGCCCAATAGCCGCACGCCATTTTCAACCGGCATGATGCTCGCGAGCAATTCGCGGCCGATATCGGCAAATTCCGCCTTGCCCTCGATATTGCGCTCCAGCGATTTTGACCGGGTGATCTGCCGAAAGTCCGCATATTTGGCCTTCAGTGTCACTGTCCGGCCGCGCGCACCGGATTTCTCGATACTGTTCCAGACGATCTCGATAATCTTCTCCATCGCTTCTTCCAGATCGGTATCGCTGACCAGATCACTGCCATAGGTGCGCTCTCCGCCGACGGATTTGCGGATACGATTGGGTTTGACCTCGCGGTGGTCGACACCGCGAGAGGCGCGGAACAGATAACCGGCCGACTTGCCAAAATGCTGGCGTAGAAACTCCTCCGACTGCGCCCGCAAATCCGCGCCGGTATGGATATTGAGCTTCGCCATCCGCTCCCCTGTCTTTGGCCCCACGCCAAAGAAACGTCGCACCGGCAATTGCGCGACAAAATCCGCACCCTGATGGGGTTTGATGACGCACATGCCATCGGGTTTGTTCTGGTCAGACGCGATCTTGGCGATAAACTTGTTGTAGCTCACCCCGGCACTGGCGGTCAGCTGCGTCTGCTTCTTAATCTCGGCGCGGATCATTTCGGCAATCCGGGTGGCATTGCCAATCCCCATCTTATCTTGGGTCACGTCGATATAGGCCTCATCCAGCGATAGCGGCTCGACCAGATCGCTATGGGTGCGGAAGATGGCGCGGATCTGCTGTGACACCTCCCTATAGACATCAAAGCGATGCTTGACGAATATCAGGTCGGGACAGCGCCGTTTCGCGGTGACCGATGGCATGGCGGAGCGCACACCAAATTGCCTTGCTTCATAGCTTGCCGCCGCAACCACGCCGCGCGCGGCCGATCCGCCGACGGCAACAGGCTTGCCGCGCAATTCGGGATGGTCGCGCTGTTCAACACTCGCAAAAAACGCATCCATATCGATATGGATGATTTTGCGGATGCCGAGCTGTTCCGTCATCGTTCGGTTTCGGCAGCCTTGCGGTATCGTTCCATCACCGCCGCAGGAACTGCCATCCGGACCATCGGCGGAAAACTCGCCCGCGCGCCGCAGCTGACATAGTTCATCGCCGGGCTATCGTCTTCACCCAGAAACTTCCCGCGCTTATAAATTTCAATCTGTCCGTCATGATACCGCAGAACCGGGTAGTTGCGGGCCACACCATTTTTGGATTCCGCTATGCTGTACCAACCGGTAGCCGGATCAAACCGCAAACCTTTGATACCGAGATTGCATAGATGTGCATTGGCCCCGACTGCATCGCCAGAAGCTTCAAGGCTGCCATCCACGCTGCGTTTGACCCAGAGGCTGGAGCGCCCCGCTCCCGCCAGTATCGGCACCAGCTGCGTATAGCTTGGCGATTGTTTGATATCGTCCGTTAGCGGCAGAACGTCTTGCAAGAACAAAGCCTCTTCGCCGGGCCTCAACCAATCTTGTTCCCCCAAAAGCCCAATTAACTGTCCAACCCGCTTATCATAAGACCGGCGTAAACAATCGGTCGGATATTCCGCAGCACCGCAAGTATTGCGCTGTTTTAGCCACGCTTTCTGGCTCGCTTTCACGCCGCCGCCCTGCTTGCGAGCCCGT
Encoded proteins:
- a CDS encoding DUF6151 family protein, translating into MTPTANPSQTLDFQCQCGAIKGAVTESTPPTGRRLVCHCNDCQAFAHYLGKEKRMLDDHAGTHVYQMDSAKFTLSQGQDKLACVTVTGGPLLRWYCNDCQTPIANTLSSTRFAFLSLILSAFDAGKTDAVLGREVEHVAIASGVGDLGQVRTASMPGMLWNLLVRTIKARFNPELKKSPLFDDATGEPLAVPIKLEPAQRLAIDEKADIYREVLGEAG
- a CDS encoding patatin-like phospholipase family protein, which gives rise to MSLVPVSGPNLARHALFDGVSAAAIDALESVSTLKAISGGEILVAQGDDADALYFVESGRFRVVVNKVHIVAHIEAGEAVGELAFFAGGKRTADVIATRDSVVLKVSRSAFDDIAQTHPELTQAMLKLVSERLVVATSRAGSVSSSTPRVIALIPAGTSQLPDGFLARLTEAFEAVVKADTPVIAVDQGTNEASDSAAYQAWLAEQEAKGAYVLIDGSGSEEWGSQVCRNADALVMMGRPGRAEPEPNAMEQTAMRWIAPPQRTLLLVREKAEKTITKSAVWIDPRDPKLHHHVALDSDADFAKVARFLTGGAVGLVLAGGGALGCAHLGVVQALREANVPIDFIGGASAGAAMGGAIARGMTVDETLDQMEAMFIKAKAMRRLTLPLYSLLDPTVFDAELRSRYGTKDIADQPIAFFGVSTNLSTNGLHVHRRGPLWECVRASGSLPTILPPFIDGEGNILVDGGVLDNVPVKVMHGLKTGPNIVVSLGDPDEVWRTNVEYDDIRGRWTLMKDVLLRRKREAEFPSIVEIMSRSMVVASRMASKEMLGEHDILVNPPIIPDMQILDWHLGRELAGMAADYITHNVVESAGLKAL
- a CDS encoding DUF2855 family protein — its product is MSDQISSLWVKKSDLPQAEWHDNPVPELADGQILLEIEKYALTANNITYAAVGDGFGYWNFFPTGDADWGIVPVWGFAKVVASHHADIAVGERIYGYLPMASHLVVSPANVTNAGFVDSAEHRQGLAIIYNQYNRLGMDAGQMEAERALYQPLFTTSFLIEDMMRKAEWHGAEAVLLTSASSKTALGLALVAKNLSPDIKRIGLTSPPNRDFVDKTGLYDQVLTYDDLGKAVKDQPTVSVDFAGNSKLLAAIHDHWQDNLKFSSMVGATHFEERDGTGDLKGPKPVLFFAPTVAESLMKEVGPATFRAMVDEQFTAFVASVQGHLSVEHMAGQDALQSAYLEMLANKVAPNRGLICAFG
- a CDS encoding alanine/glycine:cation symporter family protein produces the protein MSTAPVSGFEAAIKPVTNVSDFIWGGSWNGEPVLAIAGQPIPPMVIILLGAGIYFMIGLRGYPLRRLFPALAGLFKKSDGKGAGEISPFAALSTALSGQVGTGNLAGVATAITLGGPGAIFWMWVTALFGMALAFAEGSLAVRFREKTADGVYRGGPMTYISIGLGPKWTWLAVLFCLGALFSALVTGNGIQANSLGDSANELFGVEEWIGGAVAAVAVFAVIIGGIKSIGKVAETIVPWMAAAYLVMAFVALMINLPYLPETFSRIFAGAFGYDAAAGGFLGAMIMIAIRAGVARGLFSNEAGQGSTPIAHAVAQTNDPAAQGRFAMMGTFIDTIVICTMTALVMLTVAGDFTVTDANGVKTAVEHAWQSDLNGFAMTSGAYAAAFPFELFSIPIGTLIVSVALILFVFTTLLTWSYYGERAITYLYDLLPGASLSGEKKLHFMWRVVWCVVIFFGSFAPLELVWRLGDISNAVMTLPNIVALLALSGVVFALAKGNRTAGTDHGRETPVELQEEISGAPGH
- a CDS encoding YqaA family protein; amino-acid sequence: MLKRLYEWMLNKAGHPHATKWLAGFSFTESSFFPIPPDVLLAPMCLAKPEKSFWYAFICTVSSVLGALLGYAIGFFLFETIGIAILDFYGMADKFDTFAQSFNEQGWVVVILAGFTPLPFKVITIAAGSTAMPLYILIIAAIIARSARFFLVATLLRFFGPPMKEWIDKNFALATTVGGILFVGGFAAVKLLV
- a CDS encoding glutamate--cysteine ligase, whose translation is MSTRQVSNSNDPVIEHVSQLIEPMQGGEKPKEQWRIGTEHEKFVYCTTDYHAPTYDEPGGIRDLLLALQEFGWKPVEENGKVIAMAGDDGTVSLEPAGQLELSGAPLENLHETCNETGRHLQQVKAIGEKTGKGFLGMGMWPDKTRAELPIMPKGRYGIMLNHMPTVGSLGLDMMLRTCTIQVNLDYASEADMAQKFRVGLALQPLATALFANSPFTENQPNGFESFRSHIWSDTDPHRTGMLPFVFEEGFGYERYAEYMLDVPMYFVFRDGKYINAAGLSFRDFLKGELSVLPGEKPTMADWNDHLSTAFPEVRLKSFLEMRGADGGPWSRICALPAFWVGLLYDQTALDAAWDRVKGWSMEEREALRNAVPKQGLSAPLPNGGKLLDLAGEILDIASAGLTARGRLNTSGDNESGFLDPLREVVAKGKSPAAQLLDRYHGEWDGDVSRIYDEMSF